One genomic region from Gossypium hirsutum isolate 1008001.06 chromosome D13, Gossypium_hirsutum_v2.1, whole genome shotgun sequence encodes:
- the LOC121225083 gene encoding uncharacterized protein — protein MASSSGSDAIRYDLNSDSRVFLCRHCENHVLSSNNFLDVIVTPGTSRILCREPVNVRGQLPAMPFSHCKLSIRQPPGWPANAFYPSPAVNVLCKQCNKYLGETLITGGVGQVPIGPSMEQRFMLHPGELLFWDGSRLVGAESLKPVRSKK, from the exons ATGGCGTCATCCAGCGGTTCAGACGCCATTAGATACGATCTGAACTCTGACTCCCGTGTCTTCTTGTGCCGTCATTGCGAAAACCACGTCCTGTCGTCGAACAACTTCCTTGACGTCATAGTT ACACCTGGGACGTCGCGAATCCTGTGCCGCGAACC AGTGAATGTGCGTGGTCAACTCCCAGCAATGCCTTTTTCTCACTGTAAGCTGTCAATTCGGCAACCTCCTGGCTGGCCTGCAAACGCTTTCTATCCTTCCCCTGCGGTGAATGTGCTTTGCAAGCAATGCAACAAATACCTAGGCGAGACATTA ATTACGGGTGGAGTTGGCCAAGTGCCTATAGGGCCGAGCATGGAACAAAGGTTTATGTTGCATCC GGGTGAGTTGTTGTTTTGGGACGGAAGCAGATTAGTTGGTGCTGAATCACTCAAGCCAGTCCGTAGCAAAAAATAG
- the LOC107894741 gene encoding metal tolerance protein 9, which yields MANGVKYANNLRTDSSDYRAELLSPAPNGENHETMASEQSWRLNMDKFHLPERRKESSYFSLGYFIKALRRHRKLSQYYKRQEELLKGFNEVDAFNELGILPGSLSEEEMKQVARSERVAIYASNVANLVLFLAKVYASVMSRSLAVIASTLDSLLDLLSGFILWFTAYAMRKPNQYRYPIGKNRMQPVGIVVFASVMATLGLQILFESGRELLVKAQPERDPVKEKWMIGIMVSVTLVKLVLMLYCRRFQNEIVKAYAQDHFFDVITNSIGLGTAVLAIKFYWWIDPLGAILIALYTMGNWANTVMDNVWALIGKTAPPEYLAKLTYLIWNHHEEIRHIETVRAYTFGSQYFVEVHIVLPQDMTLPQSHNIGQTLEDKLEQLPEVERAFVHVDFDTIHPPKHKPKGTPSSSP from the exons ATGGCGAATGGAGTAAAATATGCCAACAACCTTCGAACAGATTCGTCGGACTACCGAGCTGAGCTTCTGTCACCGGCTCCAAATGGAGAGAATCATGAAACTATGGCGAGTGAACAATCTTGGCGACTCAACATGGATAAGTTTCACCTTCCAGAGAGACGCAAGGAGTCCTCCTATTTTAGCCTTGGGTATTTTATCAAGGCCTTAA GGAGACATAGAAAACTTTCACAGTATTACAAGAGACAGGAAGAGCTTCTTAAAGGGTTCAATGAAGTGGACGCATTTAATGAATTGGGCATTTTACCTGGGAGTTTGtcagag GAGGAAATGAAGCAGGTAGCAAGGAGTGAGAGGGTGGCAATATATGCATCAAATGTGGCAAATTTGGTGCTTTTCTTGGCAAAAGTATATGCATCTGTTATGAGTAGATCATTGGCAGTGATAGCATCAACTTTGGACTCTTTGCTGGATCTCTTGTCAGGCTTTATTCTGTGGTTTACTGCTTATGCTATGAGAAAACCAAATCAGTATCGCTATCCCATTGGCAAAAACAGGATGCAACCTGTT GGAATTGTTGTTTTTGCATCCGTAATGGCTACACTGGGGTTGCAAATATTGTTTGAGTCAGGCCGAGAACTGCTTGTCAAG GCACAACCTGAAAGGGATCCCGTGAAAGAAAAATGGATGATTGGGATTATGGTATCAGTGACACTAGTAAAATTGGTGCTCATGTTATATTGTCGTAGATTCCAAAACGAAATCGTCAAGGCATACGCTCAAGATCATTTCTTCGACGTTATCACTAACTCAATTGGTCTAGGAACTGCCGTTTTAGCCATCAAATTCTACTGGTGGATCGATCCTCTTGGTGCCATTCTT ATAGCGTTGTACACAATGGGGAATTGGGCAAACACGGTGATGGACAACGTATGGGCCCTAATCGGGAAGACAGCACCACCGGAGTATTTAGCGAAGCTGACCTACTTAATTTGGAACCACCACGAAGAGATTAGACACATCGAGACAGTTAGAGCCTACACCTTTGGTTCTCAGTACTTCGTGGAGGTTCACATAGTATTGCCTCAAGACATGACCCTTCCCCAATCTCATAATATTGGACAGACTCTTGAAGACAAACTCGAGCAACTTCCCGAAGTGGAACGAGCTTTTGTGCATGTGGATTTTGATACCATTCATCCGCCGAAGCACAAACCTAAAGGGACACCCTCATCATCACCCTGA